A window from Candidatus Zixiibacteriota bacterium encodes these proteins:
- a CDS encoding shikimate kinase encodes MTQPRWRHLYIAGFMGTGKTTVGQTLSHRRGRQFWDLDRQIVELVGCDIPAFFQSQGESVFRAHESKALRLLAAAPPAVIALGGGTPTVAANVNVVKQTGLTVLLTADTKTIWNRIRAMTDRPLLLDGTKPISDYDQFARHAESILLSRDCAYRAIADYTVDTSDQPVDAVATRIIQWIESLA; translated from the coding sequence ATGACCCAGCCGCGCTGGCGACACCTCTACATTGCCGGATTCATGGGCACCGGCAAGACAACTGTCGGCCAAACGCTTTCCCATCGCCGAGGGCGTCAATTCTGGGATCTTGACAGGCAGATCGTTGAACTGGTCGGATGCGACATACCGGCGTTCTTCCAATCGCAAGGAGAATCGGTGTTTCGGGCCCATGAATCCAAAGCACTACGCCTCCTGGCGGCAGCACCGCCTGCGGTCATCGCCCTCGGCGGCGGCACACCGACCGTTGCCGCCAATGTCAATGTGGTCAAGCAGACAGGATTGACAGTCTTGCTGACCGCGGACACGAAGACGATTTGGAACCGCATCCGCGCCATGACGGATCGCCCGCTGCTCCTCGATGGAACCAAGCCGATTTCAGATTACGACCAGTTTGCTCGGCATGCCGAATCGATTCTGCTGTCGCGGGACTGTGCCTACCGGGCAATTGCCGATTACACGGTCGATACGTCCGATCAGCCGGTCGACGCCGTCGCCACCCGCATAATACAATGGATCGAGTCGCTCGCATGA
- a CDS encoding nucleoside recognition protein — MTTIAAVTWRAVTRRGLANGWSTYWTLMRVMVPVYIGVSLLQRTPAFQFMADRFAPAMSLWHLPGDAALAMVVGHCVNLYAAVAVIAAGHWDPMAVTVAGVILGVSHNHFVEGAILRQMRAPALALIGMRITVGWSLGWVVAQLMNL, encoded by the coding sequence GTGACGACGATAGCCGCAGTGACATGGCGCGCGGTGACGCGACGCGGGTTGGCCAACGGATGGTCGACCTATTGGACCTTGATGAGAGTCATGGTGCCGGTCTACATCGGCGTCTCGCTGTTGCAGCGCACACCGGCATTTCAATTCATGGCTGACCGGTTTGCTCCGGCGATGTCGCTCTGGCATCTGCCGGGCGACGCGGCCTTGGCGATGGTTGTCGGGCATTGCGTCAATCTGTACGCCGCGGTTGCCGTCATTGCCGCGGGGCACTGGGATCCGATGGCGGTCACCGTGGCCGGTGTCATCCTCGGCGTGTCACACAACCATTTCGTTGAAGGCGCGATTCTAAGACAAATGCGCGCGCCGGCGCTGGCGCTGATCGGCATGCGAATCACCGTCGGTTGGTCGCTGGGCTGGGTCGTCGCGCAGTTGATGAATTTATAA
- a CDS encoding putative LPS assembly protein LptD — protein MPLGLETIFRHINTRTVFVLAVALGTAASSAADAKDGAQPLILEHADSTEIISEGSVATYHLFGDVRFRQGETTIDADMATWNPGSGEVEFLGHVRVRRPGSVVSAEQLIYHRDQRWVTALDNVLVEDTTERFSLHSQRGHFDRVQDIAIADSLPILYWDFTLDSSRQTIVIADTIKYFRSESRGVGIGNVSVNKGDWRAHGQYGVVWPDSARAVLWGKPNAMGLGGEISGDTLTLLYASGSVDRVIAVGNASGQYSDTSTGLAGVSLLKGERADFFLTRDTLRAIRVIGQAYTDHIPGDSTQGANHASGDSLWLRFAAGRLQTMTVEGGARGVYVPDQGKGRDTVHYEGARITFHPDSSRIDLEAEAQLVYGTVVLNAGHITYWADRKDLLARPRIEADSAQQRTEGPRLADGSQVVTGDMLTYNMDTERGRIRGSRTELEDGFYRGGDFRKFTDSVFFVSDGIYTTCDREESHFQFDGREMVVVRDDKVIARPVVMRVYRIPVAILPFYIFPIRKGRHSGFLPLRFGNFERGERFIGNVGYYWAASDYWDAEGALDFNEETGLRLRGVVNYALRYRFHGNVSGSYARESRQSEFTETRTTRWSLQGSHQQTLSPSATLSATANFLSDNSYYQDYSYDPTDRRNRSLRSQVNLRKRFGGASLTAYAEVTENLDTDSRRLRLPQASLSFYERRILSPDSGADNRWYHNAYIGLNTTLTHTESKDPTVGDTTGMFDEKDYATVTYDASLRFPQKLLQHITVSPNASFSEAWYYVFNTNLARDAGVPIEEPSRRASGSLGVGTSANLYGFLNPHLFGLSTVRHTLSPRVGYTFTPAVTRHDDLRAFTGAGGGSSAQSQSVSFSLGNVFDAKLGEGDSAQKVSLFSASFSTRYDFERDTRRWGNLAGNARTTLARRLELAADALWDLYDPETLELQWSRPRLTNLGLSAGMTLKGDASALSSVTQLGTGDSYLDSTQVGEGIPINASFSYRYSESHGSGPTFKTHWLGWRVDLKPATNWGLNYQQTYDFVRHTVTDMTFELQRDLHCWQAMFVWIPGGSRSGYYFKLSVKDIPDIKIERSESGLLSGFGR, from the coding sequence GTGCCATTGGGATTGGAAACGATCTTTCGACACATCAATACCCGCACGGTGTTTGTGCTGGCCGTCGCGCTCGGCACGGCAGCTTCAAGCGCTGCTGACGCAAAGGATGGCGCACAGCCGCTGATCCTCGAACATGCGGACTCGACCGAGATCATCAGCGAGGGTTCGGTAGCGACCTATCATCTCTTCGGGGATGTCCGCTTTCGTCAAGGCGAGACGACCATTGATGCCGACATGGCGACATGGAATCCCGGATCCGGCGAGGTCGAGTTTCTGGGCCATGTCCGTGTGCGCCGCCCCGGAAGCGTTGTCTCCGCAGAACAACTCATCTATCACCGCGACCAGCGCTGGGTTACCGCACTCGATAACGTACTGGTCGAAGACACGACCGAGCGATTCTCTCTGCATTCGCAGCGTGGACACTTCGACCGCGTTCAGGACATCGCCATTGCCGACTCGCTCCCGATACTGTACTGGGATTTCACACTCGATTCGTCCCGGCAGACCATCGTCATCGCCGACACGATCAAGTATTTCCGTTCCGAGTCACGCGGGGTCGGCATCGGGAATGTTTCCGTTAACAAAGGCGACTGGCGCGCGCATGGGCAGTACGGAGTCGTTTGGCCCGATTCGGCGCGCGCCGTCCTTTGGGGCAAGCCGAACGCAATGGGACTGGGAGGAGAGATCAGCGGCGACACGCTGACCCTCCTGTACGCGTCGGGGAGCGTCGACCGCGTGATTGCCGTAGGCAACGCGTCGGGTCAATACAGCGACACATCGACGGGTCTGGCCGGTGTGAGTCTGCTCAAAGGAGAGCGCGCCGACTTCTTCCTGACAAGAGACACGCTGCGCGCCATCCGTGTCATCGGTCAGGCGTATACGGATCACATTCCGGGCGATTCGACCCAGGGAGCCAATCACGCCTCCGGCGATTCGCTGTGGTTGCGATTCGCCGCCGGCCGTCTGCAAACGATGACCGTTGAGGGGGGCGCGCGCGGCGTCTATGTTCCCGATCAGGGGAAGGGCCGCGATACGGTCCACTACGAGGGCGCGCGCATTACATTTCATCCCGACTCGTCACGCATCGATCTGGAGGCCGAGGCACAATTGGTCTATGGCACCGTCGTCCTGAATGCGGGGCACATTACCTATTGGGCTGACAGAAAGGACCTGCTGGCACGGCCGCGCATCGAGGCAGACTCCGCCCAACAGCGCACCGAGGGCCCGCGACTCGCCGACGGCAGCCAGGTGGTCACCGGCGACATGCTGACCTACAACATGGATACCGAACGGGGCCGAATCCGCGGATCGCGCACGGAACTCGAGGATGGCTTCTATCGCGGTGGCGACTTCCGCAAATTTACCGATAGTGTGTTCTTTGTTTCCGACGGCATCTATACGACGTGCGATCGTGAGGAATCTCATTTCCAGTTCGATGGACGGGAAATGGTCGTGGTCCGTGACGACAAGGTCATCGCGCGTCCGGTCGTGATGCGCGTCTATCGAATTCCTGTCGCGATCCTGCCGTTCTACATCTTTCCGATCCGCAAGGGACGACACTCCGGGTTCCTGCCGCTGCGGTTCGGAAACTTCGAACGGGGAGAACGCTTCATCGGCAATGTCGGCTACTACTGGGCGGCGTCCGACTACTGGGACGCGGAGGGTGCGCTCGACTTCAACGAGGAAACCGGGTTACGGCTGCGCGGCGTGGTCAACTATGCCCTGCGATACCGATTTCACGGCAATGTCTCCGGGTCGTACGCCCGCGAGTCGCGACAATCGGAATTCACCGAAACACGCACGACCCGCTGGAGTCTGCAGGGGAGCCACCAGCAGACCCTGTCGCCGAGCGCGACCCTGTCGGCGACCGCCAATTTTCTCTCGGACAATTCGTACTATCAGGATTACAGTTACGATCCGACCGACCGTCGCAATCGCTCGCTGCGTTCGCAGGTGAATCTGCGCAAACGATTCGGCGGTGCTTCCCTGACCGCCTACGCCGAAGTGACGGAAAATCTGGATACCGACAGCCGCCGCCTGCGACTGCCGCAGGCCAGTCTCTCGTTCTACGAGCGCCGAATCCTGTCACCCGACTCCGGCGCGGACAATCGCTGGTATCACAATGCCTACATCGGGCTGAACACGACCCTGACGCACACCGAGAGCAAAGATCCGACTGTCGGCGACACGACCGGCATGTTCGACGAGAAGGATTACGCCACCGTGACGTACGATGCATCGCTGCGCTTTCCGCAAAAACTCCTCCAGCACATTACTGTCTCGCCGAACGCGTCGTTTTCCGAGGCGTGGTATTATGTCTTCAACACCAACCTCGCCCGCGACGCCGGTGTGCCGATCGAGGAGCCCTCGCGACGTGCTTCCGGCTCTTTGGGTGTCGGTACGAGCGCCAATCTCTACGGATTTCTCAACCCGCATCTGTTCGGACTTTCGACCGTTCGTCACACCCTGTCGCCGCGCGTCGGATACACATTTACCCCGGCGGTGACACGCCACGACGATCTGCGCGCTTTCACCGGGGCGGGCGGCGGTTCATCGGCCCAGAGCCAAAGCGTGAGCTTCTCACTCGGCAATGTCTTCGATGCCAAGCTCGGTGAGGGAGACAGCGCGCAAAAAGTCTCGCTCTTTTCCGCCAGTTTCTCGACGCGCTACGACTTCGAACGCGACACACGCCGCTGGGGCAATCTGGCCGGCAACGCGCGCACAACGCTGGCGCGACGGCTGGAGCTGGCCGCCGACGCACTCTGGGACCTGTACGACCCTGAGACGCTCGAACTGCAATGGTCGCGCCCCCGTCTGACCAATCTTGGACTCAGCGCCGGAATGACACTGAAAGGAGACGCCTCGGCGCTCAGTAGTGTCACGCAATTGGGAACCGGAGACTCCTACCTCGACAGCACGCAGGTCGGCGAGGGGATTCCGATCAACGCGAGCTTCTCCTATCGCTACAGCGAGTCACACGGCAGCGGACCCACGTTCAAGACACACTGGCTGGGATGGCGCGTCGATCTGAAACCGGCGACAAACTGGGGGCTCAATTATCAGCAGACCTACGACTTTGTCCGTCATACCGTGACCGACATGACATTCGAGTTGCAGCGCGACCTGCACTGTTGGCAGGCGATGTTTGTATGGATCCCGGGCGGATCGCGCAGCGGCTACTATTTCAAGCTGAGTGTCAAAGACATTCCCGACATCAAAATCGAACGTTCCGAAAGCGGCCTCTTAAGCGGCTTCGGCCGTTAA
- the aroQ gene encoding type II 3-dehydroquinate dehydratase, whose translation MSRPIVVINGPNLNRLGQREPGVYGAETLNQINTRISERAARHGIPIEFFQSNLEGALIDRIHGASGALGVIFNPGGYSHTSVALRDAVASIAAPVVEVHMTNIHAREEFRHQSLISGACRGVITGLGADGYLYAVDYIASVSQTAP comes from the coding sequence ATGTCGCGTCCGATCGTCGTCATCAACGGTCCTAATCTCAATCGCCTCGGTCAACGAGAGCCCGGGGTCTATGGAGCAGAGACTCTGAATCAGATCAACACCCGCATCAGCGAACGCGCCGCCCGTCACGGCATCCCGATCGAGTTCTTTCAATCCAATCTCGAGGGCGCGCTCATCGACCGGATCCACGGGGCTTCCGGCGCGCTCGGTGTGATCTTCAACCCCGGCGGCTACTCGCACACCTCAGTCGCGTTGCGCGATGCAGTCGCGTCGATAGCGGCCCCGGTCGTCGAAGTGCACATGACCAATATTCACGCGCGCGAAGAATTCCGCCACCAGAGTCTGATTTCCGGAGCTTGCCGTGGCGTCATCACCGGACTGGGTGCCGATGGCTACCTCTACGCCGTCGATTACATCGCCTCTGTCTCCCAGACTGCACCTTAG
- a CDS encoding histone deacetylase, with amino-acid sequence MTGWVFSDEFLRHNAGLAHPECPQRLAAIVGRIKDDHLMELLQSVNFGEASDAEIALAHDHHYISSLQEAEGTWWDADTFIGEDSPRIARLAAGGVLAATRAVWNGRVANAFCAVRPPGHHALRGQAMGFCLFNNVAVAAASTVVENPGAKVFILDWDAHHGNGTQAIFYDSADILYASVHQYPFYPGTGAADETGHGAGRGFTVNVPLPAGTGDRKFLDAIERTLFVHAAQFAPDIIILSAGFDAHTDDRLAGLCVSTSAFAAASRLVCECAREVCGGRVVSVLEGGYNLSALAESVSVHVRTLLEFADIDLMQAGTT; translated from the coding sequence ATGACGGGGTGGGTCTTCTCCGACGAATTCCTGCGACACAATGCGGGTCTGGCACATCCGGAGTGCCCGCAGCGTTTGGCTGCCATCGTAGGGAGGATTAAGGACGACCACCTGATGGAATTGCTCCAGTCGGTGAACTTCGGAGAAGCGTCGGATGCTGAAATCGCTTTGGCGCATGATCACCACTACATCTCATCTCTGCAGGAGGCAGAAGGAACCTGGTGGGATGCCGATACATTCATCGGCGAAGATTCGCCGCGGATTGCCCGTCTGGCTGCCGGAGGCGTGTTGGCGGCGACGCGCGCTGTTTGGAACGGCCGGGTTGCCAATGCCTTCTGCGCCGTGCGTCCGCCAGGGCATCACGCGCTGCGTGGACAGGCGATGGGGTTTTGCCTGTTCAACAACGTCGCGGTGGCCGCGGCAAGTACTGTCGTTGAGAATCCCGGTGCGAAGGTCTTCATTCTCGACTGGGATGCTCATCACGGCAATGGCACGCAGGCGATCTTCTACGACTCAGCCGACATCTTGTATGCCTCGGTCCATCAGTACCCGTTCTATCCCGGCACCGGCGCGGCCGACGAGACCGGACATGGCGCCGGACGGGGATTCACGGTCAATGTTCCGCTGCCCGCCGGAACAGGGGATCGGAAGTTCCTCGACGCGATCGAACGCACTCTCTTCGTACACGCCGCGCAGTTCGCACCGGACATCATAATTCTCTCGGCCGGATTCGATGCACATACCGATGACCGGTTGGCCGGACTGTGTGTCAGCACAAGCGCGTTCGCTGCCGCGAGTCGCCTGGTGTGCGAATGTGCGCGGGAAGTCTGTGGTGGACGGGTTGTTTCCGTTCTCGAAGGTGGGTACAATCTCTCCGCTCTGGCCGAATCGGTCTCGGTGCATGTGCGCACATTATTGGAATTCGCGGACATTGATCTCATGCAGGCAGGTACGACATGA
- a CDS encoding 3-dehydroquinate synthase family protein: MIRPSIVGQIPPRRVPIYIKAGLLKQLDRCLFAPQRGCPLELVTDRTVDSLYASRVVASLCRGKWHVHKTVLRNGEASKNASTVHALHEGWFQRRRGRTTRVVALGGGAVTDTVGYAAATFMRGVPLWLIPTTIIGQVDAAIGGKVGINDHRGKNLIGCFYHPTGIIVDPETLVTLPLRERRSGLAEVVKYGVIGDLELFARCESELTSWLAGSSSLPLEVLRRCIRAKTEIVAADETDIGLRHILNFGHTLGHALEKWGRYRRFRHGEAIALGMVGAACIASLRGMFSHRQMDRLAGLCGSLHGQTRAVEVTETELRTHLSFDKKRRLGRPVWVLPRAIGRVAVYDDITDREIHEAIRFLRDWVKR, encoded by the coding sequence ATGATTCGCCCATCCATCGTCGGCCAGATCCCGCCGCGCCGTGTGCCGATCTACATCAAGGCAGGATTGCTGAAGCAACTGGACCGATGCCTCTTCGCGCCGCAGCGCGGTTGCCCGCTGGAGTTGGTCACAGACAGGACGGTCGATTCTCTTTACGCGTCGCGTGTGGTGGCGTCTCTATGTCGCGGCAAATGGCACGTTCATAAAACCGTTCTCCGAAACGGAGAGGCGAGCAAGAATGCGTCGACCGTTCATGCCCTTCATGAGGGATGGTTTCAACGCCGACGCGGCCGCACGACTCGTGTTGTCGCGCTGGGCGGCGGCGCTGTGACGGACACGGTCGGCTATGCGGCGGCAACCTTCATGCGCGGTGTGCCGCTGTGGCTGATTCCAACGACGATCATCGGACAAGTCGATGCCGCCATCGGCGGAAAAGTCGGAATCAATGACCACCGCGGAAAAAACCTCATTGGCTGCTTTTATCATCCGACGGGCATCATTGTCGATCCCGAGACATTGGTGACGCTCCCGTTGCGCGAGCGACGCTCAGGATTGGCCGAAGTCGTCAAATACGGCGTCATCGGCGACCTTGAGCTCTTCGCGCGCTGCGAATCCGAATTGACGTCGTGGCTGGCCGGGAGCAGTTCTCTGCCGCTTGAGGTGCTGCGCCGTTGTATTCGTGCCAAGACCGAGATCGTAGCCGCCGATGAGACCGACATCGGTTTGCGTCATATCCTGAACTTCGGACACACGCTCGGTCATGCGCTCGAGAAATGGGGCCGGTACCGGCGGTTCCGTCATGGCGAAGCGATTGCCCTCGGCATGGTCGGAGCCGCGTGCATCGCATCCCTGCGGGGTATGTTTTCACATCGTCAAATGGACCGGCTGGCCGGTCTGTGCGGCAGCTTGCACGGTCAGACACGAGCGGTCGAAGTCACCGAGACTGAACTCAGGACACACCTGTCGTTTGACAAGAAGCGACGTTTAGGGCGTCCTGTCTGGGTCCTGCCGCGCGCCATCGGACGCGTTGCTGTTTATGACGACATTACCGACCGGGAAATCCACGAAGCGATTCGGTTCCTGCGGGACTGGGTCAAGAGGTAG
- a CDS encoding fumarylacetoacetate hydrolase family protein, producing MTRYVRFMWQRGSYWGTHEGESVRRWSGPWYQGGVATQRTHSVDEVTFLPPVRPGKILAIGLNYAAHVAESASADAVPDEPVIFMKPPSALLSPGGAIVIPPQVDRVDYEGELGVVIGKFASQLPAEAAGEVIAGWTIGNDVTARNLQKKDKQWTRAKGFDTFCPIGPWVQDAFDRTASGLTTHLNGEVRQQSAFDRMVFSVEELIAFISRVMTLHPGDLILTGTPSGVGPISPGDTVSITVDGLGTLTNTVVTAISPPDRRTFARRLF from the coding sequence ATGACCCGATATGTGCGATTCATGTGGCAGCGCGGCAGCTATTGGGGGACGCATGAGGGGGAATCCGTCCGACGCTGGAGCGGACCGTGGTATCAGGGCGGGGTCGCAACACAACGAACCCACTCGGTCGATGAAGTGACGTTCCTGCCGCCTGTGCGACCGGGCAAGATCCTTGCCATCGGCCTCAACTACGCAGCCCACGTGGCCGAGAGCGCCTCAGCGGATGCAGTCCCCGATGAACCGGTGATATTCATGAAACCGCCATCGGCACTGTTGTCTCCGGGGGGGGCGATTGTCATCCCGCCACAGGTCGATCGGGTCGATTACGAAGGCGAGCTCGGAGTGGTGATCGGGAAGTTCGCATCACAACTCCCGGCTGAAGCGGCGGGCGAAGTGATCGCCGGCTGGACGATCGGCAACGATGTGACCGCCCGCAACCTGCAGAAAAAGGACAAGCAATGGACGCGCGCCAAGGGGTTCGACACGTTTTGCCCGATCGGACCGTGGGTGCAGGACGCGTTTGATCGCACCGCATCCGGACTGACCACGCATCTCAACGGCGAGGTCCGTCAGCAGTCGGCTTTCGACCGAATGGTCTTCAGCGTCGAAGAGCTCATCGCCTTCATATCACGTGTGATGACGTTGCATCCCGGCGATCTGATCCTCACCGGCACACCGTCGGGCGTGGGGCCGATTTCGCCGGGTGACACGGTGTCCATCACCGTCGACGGCCTGGGAACGCTGACCAACACCGTTGTGACGGCCATCAGCCCCCCTGACCGTCGCACCTTCGCCCGCCGTCTGTTCTGA
- a CDS encoding shikimate dehydrogenase, with protein MVRPQDADLQRLKSGLYGVLGSSIAYTRSPSIFRAVFAHMKWPATYARFDRMPRELERFLRAAPEVGIVGLNVTIPYKRRVRHICDRLAPSARLTGAVNAVSYVNRRTTGHNTDIDGVRATLRRYRRGLTGAHAVVFGAGGAARAVAWTLLSDFRIGRLSIVGRSRRKADDLLATIAGAAKGHIEADALGWSDHDVRMAVADAALIVNATPLGGGLFKGVSPLSGRISLPDATIVFDLVYEPPETLLLKQARAARCRVCINGWPMLVAQAEASFRIWTGRGFPGSVTRMLLTTQGRIG; from the coding sequence ATGGTCAGACCACAGGATGCCGACTTACAACGACTGAAGAGCGGCCTGTACGGCGTGCTCGGATCGTCGATCGCATACACGCGCTCGCCATCGATCTTTCGTGCAGTTTTTGCGCACATGAAGTGGCCCGCGACATATGCGCGCTTCGATCGTATGCCGCGTGAGTTGGAACGGTTTCTGCGCGCGGCACCGGAGGTCGGGATCGTGGGCCTGAACGTGACGATTCCCTACAAGCGGCGTGTGCGGCATATATGCGACCGTCTTGCGCCATCGGCACGACTCACGGGCGCGGTCAATGCCGTGTCGTATGTGAATCGACGAACCACCGGCCACAACACCGACATCGACGGCGTGCGGGCGACGCTGAGACGGTATCGACGGGGACTGACCGGGGCGCATGCCGTCGTTTTCGGTGCGGGTGGCGCGGCGCGCGCCGTGGCATGGACGCTGCTGTCCGATTTTCGGATTGGCCGGTTGTCGATTGTCGGGCGCTCGCGACGAAAGGCGGACGACTTGCTCGCGACGATCGCCGGCGCTGCGAAGGGACACATCGAGGCAGACGCTCTGGGATGGAGCGATCACGATGTCCGAATGGCGGTTGCCGATGCCGCATTGATTGTCAACGCGACACCGCTGGGTGGCGGGCTTTTCAAAGGCGTCAGTCCTCTCTCCGGCAGAATCAGCCTCCCCGACGCAACGATCGTATTCGACTTAGTTTATGAGCCCCCCGAGACACTCTTGCTCAAGCAGGCGAGAGCGGCTCGATGCCGCGTGTGCATCAATGGCTGGCCGATGTTGGTGGCGCAGGCGGAGGCAAGTTTCCGCATATGGACGGGGCGTGGATTTCCGGGCTCTGTAACACGGATGCTCCTCACAACTCAGGGACGCATCGGGTGA
- a CDS encoding MATE family efflux transporter, with product MTHEPTAAPISRDVESILRGHPYRAIMRLAWPATASMLFETLFAVVDMIWVGRLGPTPLAAVISATFVVWIMMSLSSVLTTGLVAVVARAIGASDLNRARAVTEETWRLVFLFGVIITVAVIGLRHQIIAVMQLEPEVTRLAEQYLLVYFAGSVIIVFFQWAGALYRACGNTRTPLLVFSISTVVNIVLDPLLIFGIGPFPEWGTVGAAAATVASYAVASVVFIILLRRQRLPFRVGYAIIGPMSWPRIGRLLSIGLPISVSGITFSVVYLFVNQVASRFGTESVAALGIGNRIESIDYLVSYGFALAVATLVGQNLGAGNPARAASLAHKTLLLVTGFTGMMTAIYLLFPGPLLHVFSDDPTVITAGVSYVRILALSQILMGWEIVLEGAFSGAGDTLPPMIVSIVGSIGRIPLAWALAVWLDWGIVGVWWTITISSIVKGSVLYVWFGLGRWKLRTV from the coding sequence ATGACACATGAACCGACTGCCGCTCCGATCAGCCGCGATGTCGAGTCCATCCTGCGCGGTCACCCCTATCGTGCGATCATGCGCCTGGCGTGGCCCGCCACCGCGTCGATGCTGTTTGAAACGCTCTTTGCGGTTGTGGACATGATTTGGGTCGGACGTCTCGGTCCGACGCCGTTGGCGGCGGTGATCTCCGCCACATTTGTCGTCTGGATCATGATGTCGCTGTCGTCAGTGCTGACGACCGGCCTGGTCGCCGTCGTGGCGCGCGCTATCGGCGCATCCGATCTCAACCGTGCCCGCGCCGTCACCGAAGAGACCTGGCGGCTGGTGTTTCTCTTCGGTGTCATCATCACCGTGGCGGTCATCGGTCTGCGTCATCAGATCATCGCGGTCATGCAATTGGAGCCGGAGGTCACGCGGTTGGCGGAACAGTATCTCCTCGTGTACTTCGCCGGATCGGTCATCATCGTGTTTTTCCAGTGGGCGGGTGCGCTCTATCGCGCCTGCGGCAACACGCGTACCCCGCTGTTGGTGTTCAGCATCAGCACCGTCGTCAACATCGTTCTCGATCCCCTTCTGATCTTCGGCATCGGCCCGTTCCCGGAATGGGGCACCGTCGGTGCCGCCGCCGCCACCGTGGCCTCCTACGCGGTCGCATCGGTCGTGTTCATCATCCTTCTGCGTCGTCAGCGTTTGCCGTTTCGCGTCGGATATGCCATCATCGGGCCGATGAGTTGGCCGCGCATCGGCCGCCTCCTGAGCATCGGGCTGCCGATTTCTGTTTCCGGGATTACCTTTTCCGTCGTCTACCTGTTTGTCAATCAGGTGGCATCGCGCTTCGGCACCGAATCGGTTGCGGCGCTGGGAATCGGAAACCGCATCGAGTCGATCGACTACCTGGTGTCCTACGGGTTCGCGCTCGCGGTGGCGACGCTCGTCGGCCAGAATCTTGGAGCGGGCAATCCCGCCCGTGCTGCGTCGCTGGCGCACAAGACACTGCTGTTGGTCACCGGATTTACCGGCATGATGACCGCGATCTATCTTTTGTTCCCCGGCCCACTGTTGCATGTCTTTAGTGACGATCCAACCGTTATCACCGCCGGGGTCAGCTACGTGAGGATTCTGGCGCTCTCGCAAATCCTGATGGGATGGGAAATCGTCCTGGAGGGTGCATTTTCCGGTGCGGGCGATACCCTGCCGCCGATGATCGTGTCCATTGTGGGGTCCATCGGACGTATCCCGCTGGCGTGGGCGCTGGCCGTCTGGCTCGATTGGGGCATCGTCGGCGTGTGGTGGACCATTACCATTTCTTCAATAGTGAAGGGATCGGTCTTGTACGTCTGGTTCGGTCTGGGACGCTGGAAGTTGCGCACGGTTTGA